One Dehalococcoidia bacterium genomic region harbors:
- the nuoE gene encoding NADH-quinone oxidoreductase subunit NuoE produces the protein MQQLDDILCRHSRDRGSLIPVLHEVQNHFGYLSREAMEAVARYLGLSDTTVYGVATFYAGFKLVPSGRHCVKACRGTACHVKGATRVLGELEKRLGVKPGETTPDGEFTLETEACFGSCALAPVVVKDGKVYGRVAPARVNDILRGGR, from the coding sequence ATGCAGCAGTTAGACGATATTTTATGTAGGCATAGCAGAGACAGGGGCAGCCTTATCCCCGTCCTCCACGAGGTACAGAACCACTTCGGCTATCTGTCTCGCGAGGCGATGGAGGCTGTTGCCAGGTATCTGGGGCTGTCTGACACGACAGTCTACGGCGTAGCGACATTTTACGCCGGCTTCAAACTGGTACCGTCAGGCCGCCATTGCGTGAAAGCCTGCCGCGGCACTGCCTGCCACGTCAAGGGGGCCACCAGGGTGCTGGGAGAGCTTGAAAAGCGGCTGGGGGTAAAACCCGGGGAGACCACGCCCGATGGTGAATTTACCCTGGAAACCGAGGCCTGCTTCGGCTCGTGTGCGCTGGCTCCGGTGGTCGTCAAGGACGGCAAGGTTTACGGACGGGTCGCGCCGGCCAGAGTGAATGACATTCTGCGAGGCGGCAGATGA